ttttgttttttaaacagacTGAATTGAACTGGGAATGTATCTCAAGCTGAATGTGTGACTAAATGGGTATGAATCTTGTGGCAGAACTTAAGTTTATTTGAAATCTACAGGGAAGCcttctattaaaaataaaatcctgtgTTATGTGTCAGAGACTGCAAAGTACAAAACGAAGTGTGTTCAGGGCAGTCACCCAAATGCAGTGCTGTTCAGCTTTTCAGTTGTTCTGAAGAAATTCAGTGTCTCAAATGCTGTCTCTGAGGTCTAAACCGTGTGGGGAGAGAAGCAAGTCCTCTTTTCCCTCAGAATTTAGTTTAGTGATAAACTTCTAACATTCCACTAGAATACAACTTAAGTatctattaaaatataaaaaaatctttaagtGTAAGCATGACGCATAAGCTACATTGTGCAGCCTAATCAGCAACTGCATAAAGGAGCCaaccaggcagagacatggctGTGGTACAGATACTCAGAGGAGGATTTGCAACACCTGATTTCAGGAGCTGTTACATTCTGCTGCTTTGTTGAGCTATGTCCAACTCAGGAAcacttgcattttaaaaagaagtttATCCCATACCTGTGAATGAACAACAAATGCCTTCCTGTCCTCGCCACTTCTCTTTGCCCACCCCCTGGTATTTTCCAGCTTTGTCCTAGTGAACAGTGTAGCCATGGAGGGTGATGGCTGTGCTGTCTGCCGTTCCTCAGAGGCAAAACTTGTGGCACTTTCTCACAAACTGAATTGCTCCCAGCAGGTAAGAGATTATTAAAGATCTGATTACAGCCAGAGACTCCTCTGCCACAATGGTGATGCTGATACTGTAGCACAGCCAGGATACAGCCAGGCTCTCCCGAAAAAATCTACTTCCGATTCATAGTGCAACTTTTTAGCAAGTCTTTCTCCCTCTCATATCCCTCTCAACCATATTTACTTAATGATTAACAGTGTTGCTTAGCACTAATGGTGTCAACTTCCTTGTCAGTGCTGCCAACAGAGTGTCATTTCCTCTGTTCCCAGCAATGGCAGTTCTGTAACTCTCCCTTTGACTCCAGATACAAAATCCTGCATTTATATTTATGGATATTATTCTGTTTTATACCCTTCAAGCATGTTCTTTTAGATTCCTTATTCTACTGCAATCCTTTCCTTGTACCCTAGTAGtgttttaattgtattttttcaTCATATCAAATTGCTTCTTGtatttccttcctcttcccttttccaTAGGCTGACAGGATGCACAGTAGGCAGCATGACTGACTGGGCTGGCAGTCAATCAGGAAACCAGCTCCCAGTGGAAAACCTGCCAGACTCTATCTCCCCTGGGCTGCCCTCAAACTCCTTTGCCTTGCTGGTGCAgagatcctgctgctgctgctttctgcagttGATGAAGCTCAAAagtacacactaaagcagcacagaatctgaaaaatataaaagctaaagcTTAAGGCGTCACAGTCAGAAATGTCATTTACAGCATGTACAGAATGGGGAGTTTCACCAGTCCACAGTAAAACTTAGGAGTTCATACAGTGGCTAGTATATCTGAGCTGAACTGCTTAACAGAAACCAAATCAAACAACAACCCCACCCTCTCTAACCCCTTAAAGCTTAACTATTCTTTAATTACTGTCACCCCTTCTATGGCTTAATTTTGTTCACAGAAACCAAATCACTCCAACAAAAGATGCAGTGATGTGGAAAAGCTTCCAGCTTCAAAACCCATCCTTTTACAGGTGTGTTAGAGGTGGGGTGAGGCAACATACTGACATGTTGTTTTTGTGGATATATTACTGTTGCAGAAAGGCTGGATCACTAACAACCAATCCTTGCTTTTAATTACTCCCAGCATTATCCTCTCTATCGGAAAAGTGATGCTGAATGCACTGGAGAAGATTCTGCTCCTCCAGAGGAGAAAAACATTCCCTTTAAAGAGAAGTATGATGTGCTGTCTCAAGAGGCATCACAAAAGGTTTGATTTCTTGGGAACTTGAGTGGCAGTGGGTGGGTGAGAGGGGGACATGACTGTAGATATAAATAGGTTAAAAAATTGTGATAAGGCTGTTGGCTGAGACAAACAGAGCACATCTGCTCCTGTCTAATGAGGCCTGGGAGAGGCTGCTTGTTAGAGCTGCTCCCCTGAGGATCCTCACCATTCTGGCCTTGGTCCTGCCAGGTTTCCCAGGTACAGCTCCTAAGTCTTGGCACTCTTAAATCTGCTGTGCTGCCATTACCTCCACTCCAGCATTCCGTACTTTCTGTACTGTGTAAATTATTGACACACCTGGTCTGAAGCCACAGTTTTCCAACACTTTGAAAGCATTATTTCTGCTGAATTAGTAACTACAAAAAATTTAAAGTATTCCCTTAAAACTCAATGGtcattgtttttttccttctgcataAATGTCTTCAGTCAAAGATTGGCATTACAAGATTCTTCCTTAGACAAGAAAACAGCATTGCTTTACTAAACCCAAAGTTTTTCTCTGTGATATCCACAGCATGCTGTTGCCTTTGTTCTGAtctgtatgaaaaaaaaaaaaaaagcccagtaCTTGGGATCAGGGGCTAAATGGACGTGATTGATATTGCAATACCAACAGATTTCTTACTGGAAGACAGAAGTTTATAGAAAACACTCTGTAAGAATATGAGAATTGCCATAatgttcaaaggaaaaaaaggagtttttaaattcaatttctttttaGCTGTGACATAATTTTTGTGCTTTACCATTTTGTGTTCTAGCTGCTATGGTGGTTTCAGCCCCGTTTGATTCTCAGTGGGCACACTCATAGTGCTTGTGAAGTGCTGCAtgcagggaaaattccagaAATAAGTGTCCCATCATTCAGTTGGAGGAATAGAAACAATCCTAGTTTCATCATGgtaagttttaatttttttttttatttttgtcagaTAACTTTCATAGATAAATCAACATGGCAGTCAGCTATATTTTAAAACTGATTCTACCTGTAAAAacgaaaaataataaaaaaaaaactgccTACCCACCCAACCCACTCAGTACACTGCATCCACTTTATAAAGTACAtctgtgggagccacatgttCTGTGTGGTACAAAGCAATGCTGCTAAAGACCTAATTAGTATCTGGGTACATTTTCTTAGAAAGAGGGTGCACTGTAAACTATTGACTTGTAAAAATAATCAGTATTGTGCACTGAACAGTAGAAAGACCAGTTTGGCTTGGCTGATTTACCAGCTATGAAAACAAGACTGTATCCACCTCAAACCCTTTTGCACGGTGATCATGGTTTTCAAACGTGTGCATTAATGCAGTGAAAGCGTTTGTGACGTGCCCACAGCCTCCTCATTGCCAGTTCACATTTTATACAGTGCCTTGGTTATGTTTGTGCAGGCAGTTCCAGTGCTCAGTATATCCTTAGAGGTAAATCAATTAGTTCCCCagttcaaaaacaaaacagaactcTTAGAAACTTGGAGTAAGAAGCAAAACCTACAATCTGTTTACAGAGGAGTCTGTGACTTGGAGAGGGAAATCTTTTATGTATGTTTTACTGCTGTTGAGTTTAGGCTGCTTAATACACAGGAAACCCCAAATGTTTAAATTCATTTTATGCAACTGTTAATATGTGTTGTTGAAAGTAGTTCTGTTTATTTCATAGTCCTGAGAGTAGCTGCCTTCAAACTGCACACACACTCTGCACACGCCAGACAGCACATCTTCACTGCAAAACAAGAGGTTGGCTAATAAAGTGGCATCCTCTTCACTACTGTTTGAACTCTCAGCCTCAATCTGCTGTAAACTTTAATTTAAACTGCAAAGTAAAgccaaaacccaacaaagttcTTTGTTGCTCAAGTTCCTATTCCTAATTTGGATTAGCCAACATGTGTTTTTGCAGCATGTACTGGGTAAGGAGGGGGGCttggggaaggaaggggcacATTCACAAAACCTAACTTTAGCCTGGAAAGGCTCCTTCCAGGTGGATTTGCAGCAGCTAAAGTTAGGCTTCTCTTGAAGGCAAATCAGATGAGGAGCCCAGCTCTTTATGCTGGATGGGAAGATTGGCCTCTGGGCTAATGTTGGCCTGGTGAATATTCCAGTTAGTGCCCAGCACCACAAGGTATGGACTCTTCAGCCCCCCGGAGAAGGCACTGGTACTAGGAAACTGGCCCCAACCCTTGCCACCCAACATAGGGATTTAGAAATTGGAGATCTGACAGCTGTGGTGTTCACTTCTGATTCAGAACCCACTGTAACACAGCAAAGTGACAgtcttcatttcttttccagggCAGCATAACACCAACTGACTTCTCCCTCCAAAAATGCTTCCTTCCATTTGAGAGCAGAGTCTTCACTATCTACTGTGCAGCAGGTGCTCTGCTTGTGATCCTGGTACTAGCTCATGTTCAGCTTCTCACTCCACCGTTTTATTTTGCTCAGCGTTTAATCAGTAAGCATAAAGCAGTATGAAGAGCCAGACATCTGCATTCAGTCACTGAAATACCAAAGCTGAGAACAGTCAAACATCAGACTATATTCATGCCAGCAAATGACCTAATTTGATTGCTAGTCTGAAGGCAGGTTGCATTTACACATACCATAGAAGTCCTATACAGCTGATATGACTACTACAGGATAAATAATTAACTGAAATGAACGTTTCATGCTGTACAAAAATACTGTATTCGACAATCAAATGAGTCCTTTTCCTGCTATAATTTTTGTATCAAATATGTATATTAAAAGTGTAACTGTACATTATGTAAATCCTATAGCCTCATCACTTGTCTGCACTTGTGTCTTACCCTGGTGGAGGCTGAATCTTGCAAACTGGAAATGTTTCTCTCTTTTATTGCTGCATGGCCCTTCAAATGTCATACTTGTGTTTGTTAGGGTCAGGCAGAATCTGGATGCATCAGCACTGAGAGATGCAGATTTCCATAACCTTTTAGTGTTGTGTGTAAGGGACTGTGGTTTGGGACAAGAAATCTTCTGGTTCCTGACACAGTAAATTGTTAGCTGACTATGAGTTGCAGTTATCCATCTACCAGACAACACGGGTAAGAAAAGCTCGAGGATCCAGTTTGCTGATACACACTTgaaaactgctttaaaaaaaaaaattagggtgACACCTCAAGCTGCTGCTTTCAAAAAGATGTGCTATGATGAGCTTAAAAAAGAGGGCCCTGTTGCATCCCAGAGATCTGTGGTGAGGGGCCCTCCGGTTGCCGATCTCCTGCAAGAAGGAAGGTCAAATACAGCTGCAGTAACATTATCCTATGCCTCAGCCCTCAGTCTACAGCCAGGGATAGGAATGCACCTTATTTTACATTCCACAAGCTCCGTTGACTTTAGTGTAGTGTCGCATTTTGAACTgcaccagctcctctgtgggGAGGCAGAGGCCACCAGCTGTGCCACAAAGACAAATCTGAGCTCAGTGTCTCCAGTGTGTGGGGGCAGGTGGGACAAGCCTACTGCTGCTCCCCACCCATGCCAGAAAAAACAGAGGGACTACATCACACCAGGACCAGTTTTCCTGCTGAtgttcctgcagaggctgggagcTCTAACCTGAACTCCTGGGCTGGGGCtagcttaaaaacaaaaaaatactatcttttgttattcattctatTACTTTCTTTGGCATGACAAGTAAGAGAATTCTGTTTACTGTTAGTTTATTCCACCCAGCCTTTCACTTTTTGGGAAATACGAGTGAACTGAACATAGAGATTTCTGGGAAGAGAAAATGGTCATATTATAGTATCTAAAATGGGATTGTTTTATATGCAACTGGAAACAAGTTCTCAATTGGACTGTAGTCTGATTTTAAAAAGATGGGACTTAAACTGATTGGGGTTTATAACTAATAACAATACAGTAAAAAGTTAATAAAACCTGCTGATTTATATGCCAGTGTGGGGATTGTGTTAGCTCTTCATCTCTccctaaatttaaaataaaatggggGGAATGGTCCAAAGTGTGGTAAAACATTCTATAAAGTAATGTAGTCTAACACTTCTCTAGGTTTCTGTTATTGCAACTGTAATTTTAGACATTTGTACAGGTTATCTTGGACACAGGAAAAGTATATAGTCACAGACATAAAACACCtatgtataaaatataaagCAGTGTTATAGTTACTAAAAAGGACATGCCTTATTGCTACAGCAATTCTTGCTTTTTATATATTGTACTGTACCACAACTTGTTTTGAGAATGTCATTTGCATAAATTATTCAAGTTTGAGAAATATTCACACATTTTGATTCtacaatatttaaaataaaataattttctaatgTGTCTCTTtattaaaagagaaataaaaatgtcatcTTGTAATTCTCTTAGGCCAGACACAAGGGTTtatacacctttttttttttttcttatcttcttTCTCGCTATTTACTTGCACAATGAAAGCTGCTGTTGGTACAAAGATTGAAGAGCTCTATATAATGGTGCTTTACACATTCACAATCGGTCTGTGCAATTGTGAAGTTCTATGAATGACCAAAGAATTACCAAACATATTTTCTAAAtataaaggacaaaaaaaaaaaaaaagaaataagaaagaaaaagaaaataaaataaatccttgTTTCCCATTAAAACAACACCAGGTTGCAATTTGGACACTTGAATGAATTCCAATGTTTTAAAGCTGAGACTTCAAAAGAGAAAGGCATGTTTGCTGCAACATCCGGTGACTGTAATACCTTACTTGGAAAGGTAAGTGGTTAATTTgcataatttataatttttatactaaaGAGCATTTTTatataaaccagaaaaaaacccctaaactcTACAGATAAAGTTCTTACCTCCAGTCACTGCTGCAGGTAAGGTTGACATCAAGCTGTACAGCGCAATCAAAAACATACTTACATCTTAGCTCATTTTACAGGTACAGCCATAATCAAGGCACAAAGATCTTCTACAAGTATTTTTCTTCAATAAAGTTGTACAAAATAATATTACATTTTACAGTCTGTACAATATAATAAACCagcagtaaaacaaaaaaatatatatagggAGAGGACTGTTGTCCAAGAATGATCGGAACTAAAAGGATCATTTGTGGACAGCACAAATAACATAAGTGAGGGTGGTAAATCTTCTGCCTAGATGCAACAGGCTGAAAAGTAGCTGTAATTCAAATGCCTGAGGTGTGCAGAGACACTTAGctccaaaaccccagaaaaattGCTTTGTCTTCACCGTTCCTCTCATTATCTACTCTACTTCCTGTGCCAGTAACGGCTTAAAAGAGGAGGTCACTTTATCAGTTGACCTGCAACTCAGAAATGCTAAAAACTGTGACAGAGTAATAAATATTGTGGTGCTGCTACATTGTGTGTCTACTTTCTCAACAGTATTTAATAACCTGATACAAAGTGCATTAATCTTTTTTTCACCCATCAAGTACTCTTCAATGTCATGTTAAAAAGGAAACCCACACAGAGGGATAGGTATGACTTCAGTGTCA
This genomic window from Zonotrichia albicollis isolate bZonAlb1 chromosome 1, bZonAlb1.hap1, whole genome shotgun sequence contains:
- the MPPE1 gene encoding metallophosphoesterase 1 isoform X1, with the translated sequence MLSSSSTAVKNLPLKRRLCFLLKLVCFVSSVLIFCEFLIYYVVIFQCRWPNLKDGAHMAEKETSASVLKAIILADTHLLGEIKGHWLDKLRREWQMERSFQTALWLLQPDIVFILGDVFDEGKWSSPQAWADDVRRFQKMFRHSVFTELVAIAGNHDIGFHYEMTPYKVNRFEKVFNFTSGKLITRKGINFVLVNSVAMEGDGCAVCRSSEAKLVALSHKLNCSQQKPNHSNKRCSDVEKLPASKPILLQHYPLYRKSDAECTGEDSAPPEEKNIPFKEKYDVLSQEASQKLLWWFQPRLILSGHTHSACEVLHAGKIPEISVPSFSWRNRNNPSFIMGSITPTDFSLQKCFLPFESRVFTIYCAAGALLVILVLAHVQLLTPPFYFAQRLISKHKAV